One stretch of Lemur catta isolate mLemCat1 chromosome 2, mLemCat1.pri, whole genome shotgun sequence DNA includes these proteins:
- the LOC123631509 gene encoding zymogen granule protein 16 homolog B-like: MLLLLTLALLGSRPCWAARQYGLGGGTYFSTSEYYDHEITGLRVFIGAINNIKSIQVKFGDSWDDRRGASGGTSQELLLWPGEYITEIHGSFDMLVHFLSVCTNLRGCLSFGKIAGKEFSAYPSQPGQVLTGIFGQYGLLGLKGIGFTWDFPLVEDTTVAQTTT; this comes from the exons atgctgctgctgctgactctcgccctcctggggagccgccccTGCTGGGCCGCCC GGCAGTACGGGCTGGGAGGAGGCACTTATTTCAGTACCTCTGAGTACTACGATCATGAAATCACGGGGCTGCGGGTGTTCATCGGTGCTATTAACAACATCAAAAG TATCCAGGTGAAATTTGGAGACAGCTGGGATGATCGACGTGGCGCCTCGGGTGGGACGAGCCAGGAACTCCTCCTGTGGCCGGGCGAGTACATCACCGAGATCCACGGCTCATTCGACATGTTAGTCCATTTCCTGTCTGTGTGCACCAACCTAAGAGGCTGCCTCTCCTTTGGGAAGATCGCTGGCAAGGAGTTCTCTGCCTACCCCAGCCAACCGGGACAGGTGCTCACGGGCATCTTCGGCCAGTATGGACTCCTCGGCCTCAAGGGCATCGGCTTTACCTGGGATTTTCCGCTAGTGGAGGACACCACTGTGGCACAAACTACCACCTAA